Proteins from a genomic interval of Cucumis melo cultivar AY chromosome 7, USDA_Cmelo_AY_1.0, whole genome shotgun sequence:
- the LOC103501766 gene encoding uncharacterized protein LOC103501766, protein MDREQGALQFLGFFGIFTESFNIVLSWRKIFSKITLTLILPLTIVFVAHIQVTELLFFKILKNEDSLNSIPKNSSKYTKLSDIITSEWISFWLFKAAYFTFFLILALLSSAAVVYTVACVYTGKEITFRKVVAVVPKVWRRLMVTFLWNFVIVLVYNVAFGVLIVLWAAIFGFGGIGILIISGLSVSYVLGFVYISVVWHLASVVSVLEDVYGIQAMLKGKELIKGKMVLSCGVFLTFTVLFLGGQLVFQTLVVLGSSKYYGLRIVLGILCFLLLFKVFLFGLVAQTILYFVCKSYHHQNIDKSSLSDHLEVYLGDYVPLKEQDVQLGEL, encoded by the coding sequence atggataGAGAGCAAGGAGCTCTTCAATTTCTGGGCTTCTTCGGCATCTTCACAGAATCCTTCAACATTGTTCTCTCATGGAGGAAGATCTTCAGCAAGATTACCCTAACCCTAATCTTGCCACTTACTATCGTCTTTGTAGCTCACATCCAGGTAACCGAGCTTCTCTTCTTCAAGATCTTGAAAAACGAAGATTCCCTCAATTCAATCCCTAAAAATTCATCCAAATACACCAAACTCTCCGATATCATCACTTCAGAGTGGATCTCTTTCTGGCTCTTTAAAGCTGCTTACTTCACTTTCTTTCTAATTCTCGCTCTCCTTTCCTCGGCGGCCGTCGTTTACACCGTCGCCTGCGTTTACACTGGTAAGGAAATCACCTTCAGGAAGGTTGTTGCCGTTGTTCCTAAGGTTTGGAGAAGGCTGATGGTTACTTTCTTATGgaattttgttattgttttggtTTACAATGTCGCTTTTGGGGTTTTGATTGTCCTTTGGGCTGCAATTTTTGGATTCGGTGGAATTGGGATTCTCATAATTTCTGGGCTTTCGGTTTCATATGTTTTGGGGTTTGTGTATATAAGCGTTGTGTGGCATTTGGCGAGTGTTGTCTCTGTTTTGGAGGATGTGTATGGAATTCAAGCAATGTTGAAGGGTAAGGAACTGATTAAGGGGAAGATGGTGCTTTCTTGCGGTGTTTTCTTGACTTTTACTGTGTTGTTTCTTGGGGGTCAGTTGGTTTTTCAAACTTTGGTTGTGCTTGGAAGTTCCAAGTACTATGGATTGAGAATTGTTCTTGGAATTCTTTGTTTCTTGTTGCTGTTCAAAGTGTTCCTCTTTGGTCTTgttgctcaaacaatccttTACTTCGTTTGCAAATCATATCATCATCAAAATATTGACAAGTCCTCATTGTCTGATCATTTGGAAGTGTATCTTGGGGATTATGTTCCATTGAAGGAACAGGATGTTCAATTAGGGGAATTGTAA
- the LOC103501765 gene encoding persulfide dioxygenase ETHE1 homolog, mitochondrial isoform X1, with the protein MHSCRFLRVPLFQPNALCFFSQTPHLLSVKPISSIPVRNFSSQMGSSPSSSSSKLLFRQLFEKDSSTYTYLLADVSHPDKPALLIDPVDKTVDRDLNLVRELGLKLVYAMNTHVHADHVTGTGLIKNKFPGAKSVISRASGSKADVLIEPGDRISFGDLFLEVRATPGHTSGCVTYVTGDEPDQPYPRMAFTGDALLIRGCGRTDFQGGSSKQLYESVHSQIFTLPKDTLIYPAHDYKGFSVSTVGEEMTYNPRLTKDLEEFKKIMENLNLAYPKMMDIAVPANLVCGLQDPAC; encoded by the exons ATGCATAGCTGTCGGTTCTTACGAGTTCCATTGTTTCAACCCAATGCTCTATGCTTCTTCTCTCAAACTCCTCATCTTCTTTCTGTGAAACCCATTTCCTCAATTCCCGTTAGGAATTTCAGTTCTCAAATGGGGTCATCGCCATCTTCTTCCTCGTCTAAGCTCTTGTTTCGTCAGTTGTTCGAGAAGGATTCTTCCACTTATACTTATCTTCTCGCTGATGTTTCTCATCCTGATAAACCAGCGCTT ttGATTGACCCGGTTGACAAGACTGTAGATAGGGATCTAAATCTTGTAAGAGAATTGGGACTGAAGCTTGTATATGCTATGAATACTCATGTTCATGCTGATCATGTCACTGGGACTGGACTCATCAAG AATAAATTTCCAGGAGCGAAATCTGTTATCTCGAGAGCAAGTGGCTCAAAAGCTGATGTGTTGATTGAACCTGGCGACAGAATTTCTTTTGGTGATCTATTCCTGGAG GTTCGTGCAACTCCGGGGCATACATCAGGATGTGTCACCTATGTAACAGGGGATGAACCTGATCAGCCTTATCCGAGGATGGCATTCACTGGGGATGCTCTGTTGATACGTGGATGTGGGAGGACAGATTTTCAG GGTGGAAGTTCAAAGCAGCTCTATGAATCTGTACATTCACAG ATTTTCACTCTGCCAAAGGATACACTGATCTATCCAGCTCATGATTACAAGGGATTTAGT GTTAGTACTGTAGGTGAAGAAATGACATACAATCCTCGGCTTACCAAGGATCTG GAAGAATTCAAGAAAATCATGGAAA ATTTGAACTTGGCTTATCCAAAGATGATGGACATAGCAGTTCCAGCAAATTTGGTGTGTGGATTGCAAGATCCAGCTTGTTAG
- the LOC103501765 gene encoding persulfide dioxygenase ETHE1 homolog, mitochondrial isoform X2, with protein MKGHRGEALCFVMGKTKTRCGERDTNGTTTDQTKLANSLIDPVDKTVDRDLNLVRELGLKLVYAMNTHVHADHVTGTGLIKNKFPGAKSVISRASGSKADVLIEPGDRISFGDLFLEVRATPGHTSGCVTYVTGDEPDQPYPRMAFTGDALLIRGCGRTDFQGGSSKQLYESVHSQIFTLPKDTLIYPAHDYKGFSVSTVGEEMTYNPRLTKDLEEFKKIMENLNLAYPKMMDIAVPANLVCGLQDPAC; from the exons ATGAAAGGCCATCGTGGAGAAGCACTCTGTTTCGTTATGGGCAAAACCAAAACCAGGTGCGGCGAGCGGGACACAAATGGTACGACGACGGACCAGACAAAGCTTGCGAATTCG ttGATTGACCCGGTTGACAAGACTGTAGATAGGGATCTAAATCTTGTAAGAGAATTGGGACTGAAGCTTGTATATGCTATGAATACTCATGTTCATGCTGATCATGTCACTGGGACTGGACTCATCAAG AATAAATTTCCAGGAGCGAAATCTGTTATCTCGAGAGCAAGTGGCTCAAAAGCTGATGTGTTGATTGAACCTGGCGACAGAATTTCTTTTGGTGATCTATTCCTGGAG GTTCGTGCAACTCCGGGGCATACATCAGGATGTGTCACCTATGTAACAGGGGATGAACCTGATCAGCCTTATCCGAGGATGGCATTCACTGGGGATGCTCTGTTGATACGTGGATGTGGGAGGACAGATTTTCAG GGTGGAAGTTCAAAGCAGCTCTATGAATCTGTACATTCACAG ATTTTCACTCTGCCAAAGGATACACTGATCTATCCAGCTCATGATTACAAGGGATTTAGT GTTAGTACTGTAGGTGAAGAAATGACATACAATCCTCGGCTTACCAAGGATCTG GAAGAATTCAAGAAAATCATGGAAA ATTTGAACTTGGCTTATCCAAAGATGATGGACATAGCAGTTCCAGCAAATTTGGTGTGTGGATTGCAAGATCCAGCTTGTTAG